Proteins from a genomic interval of Capsicum annuum cultivar UCD-10X-F1 chromosome 4, UCD10Xv1.1, whole genome shotgun sequence:
- the LOC124898012 gene encoding ribulose bisphosphate carboxylase large chain-like: protein MTELSLEAEMRRLKPLVLTEPLEGESKKKDLEPESIDSWEQLEGERDITLGFVDLLRDDFVEQDRSCSIYFTQDWVSLPGVIPVASGGIHVWHMPALTEIFGDDSILQFGGGNLGHPWGNAPGAVANRVALEACVKARNEGRDLAREGNEIIREASKWSPKLAVACEVWKEIVFHFAAVDILDK from the exons ATGACAGAGCTATCTCTGGAAGCTGAAATGCGACGTTTAAAACCCCTCGTGTTAACAGAACCCCTGGAAGGGG AATCAAAAAAGAAAGATTTAGAGCCTGAGTcaatcgatagttgggagcaactTGAAGGTGAAAGAGACATAACTTTGGGCTTTGTTGATTTATTGCGTGATGATTTTGTTGAACAAGATCGAAGTTGCAGTATTTATTTCACTCAAGATTGGGTCTCTTTACCTGGTGTTATACCTGTGGCTTCAGGAGGTATTCATGTTTGGCATATGCCTGCTCTGACCGAGATCTTTGGGGATGATTCCATACTACAGTTCGGTGGAGGAAATTTAGGACATCCTTGGGGTAATGCGCCAGGTGCCGTAGCTAATCGAGTAGCTCTAGAAGCATGTGTAAAAGCTCGTAATGAAGGACGCGATCTTGCTCGAGAAGGTAATGAGATTATTCGCGAGGCTTCCAAATGGAGCCCAAAACTAGCTGTTGCTTGTGAGGTATGGAAAGAGATTGTATTTCATTTTGCAGCAGTGGACATTTTGGATAAGTAA